The region TGGTTTCTGACCCGTGGGCGATCGCGTGCCAATTCACCGCTGGTCGATACTTTCCAGCTCCTTCATGCCCAGTGACAAATGTGACAGAAGAACTATGATTGCGGTGCGTTAGCGGAATTCCAGCATAGGCAGGGGCTGCAATGCCAGAGGTTATTCCTGGCACCACTTCCACCGCAATACCAGCTGCTACCAATTCTTCCATTTCTTCACCGCCCCGCCCAAAGATGAACGGATCACCACCTTTTAGTCGCACCACGATTGCCGCTTCCTGTGCCTTTTCCACTAACAGTTGAGAAATTTCTTCCTGCGACATGGAATGCATCCCCCTGCGCTTTCCAGCATTGATCTGCTCAGCCTTGGGGTTGATCATTGCCAGGATCGGCGAGCTGACTAGCGCATCATAAACGACCACATCTGCACATTCCAATAACGCTTTTCCCTTCAGGGTCATCAAACCAGGATCGCCAGGACCCGCACCCACTAAATACACTTTGCCAAGTTGGTTCATAGGTTAGAAGTTAGGAGATAGAAATCAGAAGTTAGCAGTCAGGAAATGAGAAGGTTAGGGATATGGGGAAAGGGCTTCTAAGGGGGTAGCACTTGTTGTCGATCCAATCCAGAATCATGAAACCAGAACCATGAAATTAAGTAGCAGGAGGAACAACAGGTTGAGCCAAATCCATCAGGAGATCAGCAAGTTGGGGTAGAGCAAAATCAAATGGCTGGGTAAGGGTAAGGCTGAGATGGGGAAATTGCTCAGCAAGCTGAGTGACGGTTTGAGCGATCGCGTCGGTAATGCCACCACTGAACAAGAAATAGGGAAAAATGCCAATTCGTCGCAGTCCCAGAGTTGCTAATGCCTGAATTTGGGTTTCTAGGCTGGTTGGGATAGACCAAAAAGCTGCAACTGCACCCAAATCACCTGCTAGTTCTGCGATCGCCTCATTTATTCCTGGACGACGACTACCATGCGCCAGCAAAATCCAGGCTTCCATTGGTAAAGATGACATTTGCTCATTCATGATGCGACGCAAACCCGCCTGAGAACCAAGATGAGAGGTCACTCTGAGTTCTGCAACAGTTCCCAATATTTGCTGTGCGATCGCCACCTCGGTCGGAATATCTTCGGTAACGTGAACGCCTGCCAGCAAAAACACTGGAATGATTAACAGCAAAACCTTTCCAGAAAACCGGAATATCGCCTGGGATTGCTGAATGAATTGAACGACTTGCTCATGCAGCGTTAAAGGAAAGCACTCCAAATAAGCATCCTGGACTAAAACGGGTACTGAGACTGGAGGGATGATTGTTTGTTGCTTGAATAGTGTGGAATTCAATTCAGA is a window of Leptolyngbyaceae cyanobacterium JSC-12 DNA encoding:
- a CDS encoding uroporphyrinogen-III C-methyltransferase (IMG reference gene:2510097041~PFAM: Tetrapyrrole (Corrin/Porphyrin) Methylases~TIGRFAM: uroporphyrin-III C-methyltransferase), whose protein sequence is MNQLGKVYLVGAGPGDPGLMTLKGKALLECADVVVYDALVSSPILAMINPKAEQINAGKRRGMHSMSQEEISQLLVEKAQEAAIVVRLKGGDPFIFGRGGEEMEELVAAGIAVEVVPGITSGIAAPAYAGIPLTHRNHSSSVTFVTGHEGAGKYRPAVNWHAIAHGSETIVIYMGIHNLPYIVDQLLKAGLEAQTSVAIVRWGTRPEQEELRGTLATIVQQVEDTKFLAPAIVVIGSVVNLHKTLSECRPRF
- a CDS encoding hypothetical protein (IMG reference gene:2510097042~PFAM: CbiX) — translated: MFHGSHDVRSQAAAKYLTDCFRQKIQHQSRFFQLSGKDSYRINLDSYSELNSTLFKQQTIIPPVSVPVLVQDAYLECFPLTLHEQVVQFIQQSQAIFRFSGKVLLLIIPVFLLAGVHVTEDIPTEVAIAQQILGTVAELRVTSHLGSQAGLRRIMNEQMSSLPMEAWILLAHGSRRPGINEAIAELAGDLGAVAAFWSIPTSLETQIQALATLGLRRIGIFPYFLFSGGITDAIAQTVTQLAEQFPHLSLTLTQPFDFALPQLADLLMDLAQPVVPPAT